The region AAAATGGATTTGTTCTTTTCGAAACTGTTGTCTTTATTAAAACTTTGTTGCGCGAAGCTTAATTGAAAAACTAGCAACATCACAATCAAAGATATAGTTGATGTAGTTTTCATTTGATTTTAGGTATTAATGATTCATTCTAATCAGTTTTATTTTCCGTATAAATTAAATGTAAGGTGTTTTTAAAGAGCGGATTATTTTAGTTTTTAGAGGTCTATTAATCACTAATAAAGATAAGGAAAAATAAGTGTAAGTAGTTGTTAATGAGTGTTAAACTGTCTTTTTTTATTTAAAAAAAGTATGGTTTTGAATTTTAATAAAAAAGAATAAACAGTATAAAAAGAGGTTGGAATAAAAATAAGAAAATGATATTTTCCAATGGTTTATCAAGCAGATGTTTTTAGCTCCATTTTTCACTAGTAGTAAATAAAACTAGTGAAAAACGGAGGTAGAATAGTATATAAATAAAAATGTTTGTTATACCTGAATAACCCCTAAATTGAATGGCTTTTCGATAGGCGCGTGATTAGCAGCTTCTATTCCCATTGAAATCCAAGTTCTGGTGTCAAGAGGATCAATTATTGCATCTGTCCATAATCGGGAGGCAGCATAATAAGGAGAAACTTGTTCGTCATATCTTGCCTTGATTTTAGCGAATAATTCAGCTTCTTTGGCTTCGTCAACAGTTTCACCTTTAGCTTTCATTGAAGAAGCTTCAATTTGCGCCAAGACTTTGGCGGCTTGTGTTCCTCCCATAACGGCCAATTCGGCACTTGGCCAGGCAAAAATCAATCTCGGGTCATAAGCCTTACCGCACATGGCGTAGTTTCCGGCACCATAAGAATTTCCTACAATTACGGTGAATTTTGGTACTACCGAATTACTTACAGCATTCACCATCTTGGCACCATCTTTTATGATTCCTCCCTGTTCTGATTTCGATCCCACCATAAAACCGGTAACGTCTTGTATAAATACCAAAGGGATTTTTTTCTGGTTGCAATTGGCAATAAAACGGGTAGCTTTATCGGCACTATCGGAATAGATGACACCGCCAAATTGCATTTCTCCTTTTTTGGTTTTTACCACTTTTCGTTGATTGGCAACAATTCCAACAGCCCATCCGTCAATTCTGGCATAACCCGTGATTATGGTTTGACCATAGCCGTCTTTGTAGGCTTCAAATTCGGAATTGTCAACCAAACGATTGATGATTTCCATCATGTCGTATTGTTCATTTCGGGCTTTTGGCAAAATACCATAGATATCTTTTTCGTCTAAAGCAGGTTTTTCAGGTTTCAC is a window of Flavobacterium acetivorans DNA encoding:
- a CDS encoding acyl-CoA carboxylase subunit beta; the encoded protein is MDLNFNKNEDHNKLLLSQLKKNFTKVKLGGGEKRIEKLHAEGKMTARERIDYLLDANAECIEIGAFVGEGMYAEHGGCPSGGVVVKIGYIKGKQCIVVANDATVKAGAWFPITAKKNLRAQEIAMENRLPIIYLVDSAGVYLPLQDEIFPDKEHFGRIFRNNAQMSSMGITQISAIMGSCVAGGAYLPIMSDEAIIVDKTGSIFLAGSYLVKAAIGETIDNETLGGATTHCEISGVTDYKAKDDKDALDKIKNIVDKIGDYEKAGYSRVKPEKPALDEKDIYGILPKARNEQYDMMEIINRLVDNSEFEAYKDGYGQTIITGYARIDGWAVGIVANQRKVVKTKKGEMQFGGVIYSDSADKATRFIANCNQKKIPLVFIQDVTGFMVGSKSEQGGIIKDGAKMVNAVSNSVVPKFTVIVGNSYGAGNYAMCGKAYDPRLIFAWPSAELAVMGGTQAAKVLAQIEASSMKAKGETVDEAKEAELFAKIKARYDEQVSPYYAASRLWTDAIIDPLDTRTWISMGIEAANHAPIEKPFNLGVIQV